From Daphnia pulicaria isolate SC F1-1A chromosome 4, SC_F0-13Bv2, whole genome shotgun sequence, one genomic window encodes:
- the LOC124337508 gene encoding mucin-19-like isoform X1, giving the protein MNTVLDKEDILVHAAEFIKDQLYFATLKVSIRPKSTPDTHYFCIDDQLVYRNFYSDFGPLNLAMLYRYCHKLNRKLKAPNLAKKCIVHYTTEDQHKRANAAMLIGSYAVIYLNKSPEEAFRLLTSGNSPTFLPFRDASYGWAEYSISILDCLHAIEKAIKFNFFDFSDFDVDEYEHYERVENGDFNWIIPGKFIAFCGPHSTKNEEEGQHTPESYFNYFREYDVTTIVRLNKRIYDAARFTRGGFQHRDLFFTDGSTPSDLIMERFLNICEATSGAVAVHCKAGLGRTGTLIACYMMKHYRMTAHESIAWLRICRPGCVIGHQQTWVESKQLQMWLQKDEYDNAHNGQSLGIVCPFPVHSLKQRKHFESNSNANYSSRHVGKAAVYLSEICVTGSSLNSVKCPKVTDNGNRINDNAGANSLGESNCRSVICVNSTAEKAEPDSGSVRSILNILDSFKLEDMKDDKNSSASVTAVVNKPGISVADSALLDGPVDPNANTKPEPLKEKKGSVFNEECLVNGMSQGDRLQQIKSLRRHARATTTGALKNCDDIVLHRSNKATTKSSDLRSTDEATRNRSRTSQRLQTIGQGGVLLPSPLKSNRVSSALTVNAASALNSSQGSNSSGGGGGGSSSRSPKTIDDGKVNGESSSSGYKRVTRSTTTTKRHAWLLSSGCGVYHGHAGSSSSRLLRLSLGASKRAAATTSSSTTSSSTTGGLLGRPTHHLTSPHSASVEVPPASSSPASASFCDLKTKRKIRDKAIKTSRSTPSSGPCPVMPRDPMTDGPIGKNSRTISSRRPLTRSVLRASLSPLGSGPGTPSGSGASKKVLAHHGSPSIKASGIAHPRRLLATHALLPK; this is encoded by the exons ATGAATACCGTACTTGACAAAGAAGACATTCTGGTGCACGCTGCAGAGTTTATCAAAG aTCAACTCTATTTCGCTACTCTGAAGGTGTCCATCAGACCAAAGTCCACGCCAGACACCCACTATTTCTGCATAGATGACCAGCTCGTGTacagaaatttttattcagaCTTTGGTCCACTGAACTTGGCTATGCTGTATCGCTACTGTCACAAACTCAATCGGAAACTCAAG GCACCGAATCTGGCCAAGAAGTGCATCGTTCATTATACGACCGAAGACCAACACAAGAGGGCCAATGCGGCCATGCTAATCGGCTCCTACGCT GTGATTTATTTAAACAAGAGCCCAGAAGAGGCTTTTAGGTTACTGACGAGTGGAAACAGTCCAACATTTTTACCGTTTAG AGATGCTTCTTACGGCTGGGCCGAATATAGCATTTCCATCCTGGACTGCCTGCATGCCATCGAGAAGGCTatcaagttcaattttttcgatttttcagaCTTTGACGTTGACGAGTACGAACATTATGAG CGTGTGGAGAATGGCGACTTCAACTGGATCATCCCCGGCAAGTTTATTGCCTTTTGCGGGCCGCATTCGACCAAGAATGAGGAAGAAG GCCAGCACACCCCCGAGTCTTATTTCAACTATTTCCGCGAGTACGACGTGACGACCATTGTTCGCCTGAATAAGCGCATCTACGACGCGGCCCGTTTCACTCGAGGGGGATTCCAACATCGAGATCTTTTCTTCACCGACGGCAGCACGCCAAGCGATCTGATCATGGAACGCTTCTTGAACATATGTGAAGCCACCAGCGGCGCTGTGGCAGTTCATTGTAAAG CTGGACTGGGGCGGACTGGCACGCTTATCGCCTGCTACATGATGAAGCACTACCGCATGACTGCACACGAATCTATTGCCTGGCTGAGAATCTGCCGGCCCGGCTGCGTCATTGGACACCAGCAAACCTGGGTCGAAAG CAAACAATTGCAAATGTGGCTGCAGAAGGACGAGTACGACAATGCGCACAACGGCCAGTCTTTGGGGATCGTCTGCCCTTTCCCCGTTCACAGTTTGAAGCAGCGCAAGCACTTCGAGTCCAATTCAAACGCCAACTACAGCAGTCGTCACGTCGGAAAGGCAGCTGTGTACCTATCGGAGATCTGCGTCACGGGCAGCAGCTTGAACTCGGTGAAATGTCCCAAAGTGACGGACAATGGCAATCGAATCAACGACAATGCCGGTGCCAATTCCCTGGGTGAATCCAATTGCCGGTCGGTGATCTGCGTCAACAGCACGGCCGAAAAGGCCGAGCCGGACAGCGGAAGTGTTCGCAGTATCCTCAACATCCTGGACAGTTTTAAATTGGAAGACATGAAGGATGACAAGAACTCATCCGCCTCGGTCACCGCCGTCGTCAACAAACCCGGAATCTCGGTGGCAGACAGCGCATTGCTGGACGGCCCAGTCGACCCCAACGCCAACACCAAACCGGAGCCGCTCAAGGAGAAGAAAGGCAGCGTTTTCAACGAGGAGTGCCTCGTCAACGGCATGTCGCAGGGCGATCGCCTCCAGCAAATCAAATCTCTTCGGCGGCACGCCAGGGCAACTACAACCGGAGCTCTaaa GAACTGTGATGATATTGTCCTCCATAGGAGTAACAAGGCGACCACCAAAAGCTCTGATCTAAG ATCGACTGACGAGGCCACACGCAACCGCAGCCGTACATCTCAGCGCTTACAGACAATCGGTCAGGGCGGAGTCCTTCTGCCATCTCCACTCAAATCGAACCGAGTGAGTTCGGCCCTGACTGTCAATGCGGCATCAGCTCTCAACTCGTCCCAGGGAAGCAACAGCAGcggcggaggtggtggtggcagcagcagcagatcgcCCAAAACTATCGACGACGGTAAAGTGAATGGCGAAAGCTCTTCGTCAGGCTACAAACGTGTTACcaggtcgacgacgacgactaaaaG ACACGCTTGGCTGCTGAGCtcgggttgtggtgtttatcATGGCCACGCAGGTTCCTCCTCTTCTCGTCTTTTACGATTGTCGCTGGGTGCGAGTAAGCGGGCGGCGgcgacgacgtcgtcgtcgacgacgtcgtcgtcgacgacggGGGGACTACTGGGGCGCCCTACCCATCACCTGACATCCCCCCATTCCGCTTCAGTGGAAGTCCCTCCCGCTTCCTCCTCTCCCGCTTCTGCTAGCTTTTGCGACTTGAAGACCAAGAGGAAGATCAGAGACAAAGCCATAAAAACTAGCCGGTCAACTCCGTCCTCTGGCCCTTGCCCCGTCATGCCACGCGATCCCATGACGGACGGGCCGATCGGGAAGAATTCACGTACAATCTCTTCACGTCGGCCGTTGACTCGATCCGTCCTACGCGCTTCTCTCTCGCCGTTGGGGTCCGGCCCGGGAACTCCTTCCGGCAGCGGAGCAAGTAAAAAAGTCCTGGCCCACCACGGCTCGCCGTCGATTAAAGCATCGGGTATTGCTCACCCGCGTCGCCTTCTGGCCACTCACGCCCTCCTGccaaaataa
- the LOC124337508 gene encoding uncharacterized protein LOC124337508 isoform X2 has product MNTVLDKEDILVHAAEFIKDQLYFATLKVSIRPKSTPDTHYFCIDDQLVYRNFYSDFGPLNLAMLYRYCHKLNRKLKAPNLAKKCIVHYTTEDQHKRANAAMLIGSYAVIYLNKSPEEAFRLLTSGNSPTFLPFRDASYGWAEYSISILDCLHAIEKAIKFNFFDFSDFDVDEYEHYERVENGDFNWIIPGKFIAFCGPHSTKNEEEGQHTPESYFNYFREYDVTTIVRLNKRIYDAARFTRGGFQHRDLFFTDGSTPSDLIMERFLNICEATSGAVAVHCKAGLGRTGTLIACYMMKHYRMTAHESIAWLRICRPGCVIGHQQTWVESKQLQMWLQKDEYDNAHNGQSLGIVCPFPVHSLKQRKHFESNSNANYSSRHVGKAAVYLSEICVTGSSLNSVKCPKVTDNGNRINDNAGANSLGESNCRSVICVNSTAEKAEPDSGSVRSILNILDSFKLEDMKDDKNSSASVTAVVNKPGISVADSALLDGPVDPNANTKPEPLKEKKGSVFNEECLVNGMSQGDRLQQIKSLRRHARATTTGALKNCDDIVLHRSNKATTKSSDLRSTDEATRNRSRTSQRLQTIGQGGVLLPSPLKSNRVSSALTVNAASALNSSQGSNSSGGGGGGSSSRSPKTIDDGKVNGESSSSGYKRVTRSTTTTKSIKTSLRTVNRR; this is encoded by the exons ATGAATACCGTACTTGACAAAGAAGACATTCTGGTGCACGCTGCAGAGTTTATCAAAG aTCAACTCTATTTCGCTACTCTGAAGGTGTCCATCAGACCAAAGTCCACGCCAGACACCCACTATTTCTGCATAGATGACCAGCTCGTGTacagaaatttttattcagaCTTTGGTCCACTGAACTTGGCTATGCTGTATCGCTACTGTCACAAACTCAATCGGAAACTCAAG GCACCGAATCTGGCCAAGAAGTGCATCGTTCATTATACGACCGAAGACCAACACAAGAGGGCCAATGCGGCCATGCTAATCGGCTCCTACGCT GTGATTTATTTAAACAAGAGCCCAGAAGAGGCTTTTAGGTTACTGACGAGTGGAAACAGTCCAACATTTTTACCGTTTAG AGATGCTTCTTACGGCTGGGCCGAATATAGCATTTCCATCCTGGACTGCCTGCATGCCATCGAGAAGGCTatcaagttcaattttttcgatttttcagaCTTTGACGTTGACGAGTACGAACATTATGAG CGTGTGGAGAATGGCGACTTCAACTGGATCATCCCCGGCAAGTTTATTGCCTTTTGCGGGCCGCATTCGACCAAGAATGAGGAAGAAG GCCAGCACACCCCCGAGTCTTATTTCAACTATTTCCGCGAGTACGACGTGACGACCATTGTTCGCCTGAATAAGCGCATCTACGACGCGGCCCGTTTCACTCGAGGGGGATTCCAACATCGAGATCTTTTCTTCACCGACGGCAGCACGCCAAGCGATCTGATCATGGAACGCTTCTTGAACATATGTGAAGCCACCAGCGGCGCTGTGGCAGTTCATTGTAAAG CTGGACTGGGGCGGACTGGCACGCTTATCGCCTGCTACATGATGAAGCACTACCGCATGACTGCACACGAATCTATTGCCTGGCTGAGAATCTGCCGGCCCGGCTGCGTCATTGGACACCAGCAAACCTGGGTCGAAAG CAAACAATTGCAAATGTGGCTGCAGAAGGACGAGTACGACAATGCGCACAACGGCCAGTCTTTGGGGATCGTCTGCCCTTTCCCCGTTCACAGTTTGAAGCAGCGCAAGCACTTCGAGTCCAATTCAAACGCCAACTACAGCAGTCGTCACGTCGGAAAGGCAGCTGTGTACCTATCGGAGATCTGCGTCACGGGCAGCAGCTTGAACTCGGTGAAATGTCCCAAAGTGACGGACAATGGCAATCGAATCAACGACAATGCCGGTGCCAATTCCCTGGGTGAATCCAATTGCCGGTCGGTGATCTGCGTCAACAGCACGGCCGAAAAGGCCGAGCCGGACAGCGGAAGTGTTCGCAGTATCCTCAACATCCTGGACAGTTTTAAATTGGAAGACATGAAGGATGACAAGAACTCATCCGCCTCGGTCACCGCCGTCGTCAACAAACCCGGAATCTCGGTGGCAGACAGCGCATTGCTGGACGGCCCAGTCGACCCCAACGCCAACACCAAACCGGAGCCGCTCAAGGAGAAGAAAGGCAGCGTTTTCAACGAGGAGTGCCTCGTCAACGGCATGTCGCAGGGCGATCGCCTCCAGCAAATCAAATCTCTTCGGCGGCACGCCAGGGCAACTACAACCGGAGCTCTaaa GAACTGTGATGATATTGTCCTCCATAGGAGTAACAAGGCGACCACCAAAAGCTCTGATCTAAG ATCGACTGACGAGGCCACACGCAACCGCAGCCGTACATCTCAGCGCTTACAGACAATCGGTCAGGGCGGAGTCCTTCTGCCATCTCCACTCAAATCGAACCGAGTGAGTTCGGCCCTGACTGTCAATGCGGCATCAGCTCTCAACTCGTCCCAGGGAAGCAACAGCAGcggcggaggtggtggtggcagcagcagcagatcgcCCAAAACTATCGACGACGGTAAAGTGAATGGCGAAAGCTCTTCGTCAGGCTACAAACGTGTTACcaggtcgacgacgacgactaaaaG cataaAGACTTCGCTGCGGACCGTAAATCGACGATGA
- the LOC124338135 gene encoding 45 kDa calcium-binding protein-like has protein sequence MRIQSWSKLLKRKPLAGIVVVFVIISAIVTVFRLSSRTRDEIIYSSSSQMRSTSPVELSWPLPLSQSKESIAIDTSFKRAPVGEEQIKKLKMIYPLLDTNGDSYVSIDELRNWIISKVKEHLQGALRENIFLFTAIDMNPRNGHVSWLEYHTWFLKKNGNNNTKTGDHDEMHPELERSIKEKIAWDKAAWSEAAKTDPDFLNLDEFLSFRHPESSHTTLLSKADELLGEYDKDADETLTWEEYSLIPSESLLVRYSENKRQEEFNNFIDRNRDGKLDKREILSYLDPRNPRHAHLEAVSLIQISDTNKDQQLSMKEILASADIFLASKVIDTETNFHDEF, from the exons atgcggatTCAATCTTGGagtaaacttttaaaaagaaaaccgcTTGCTGGAATTGTTGTGGTGTTTGTTATAATATCAGCAATTGTAACCGTGTTTCGTCTATCTTCTAGAACTAGAGATGAAATCATCTACTCGTCTTCATCACAAATGAGATCCACGTCACCAGTCGAACTAAGTTGGCCACTACCTCTTTCACAGAGTAAAGAATCTATAGCAATCGACACCTCTTTTAAAAGAGCTCCTGTTGGAGAGGAACAAATTAAGAAACTTAAGATGATTTATCCATT gctTGACACAAATGGTGATTCATATGTTAGCATAGATGAACTGCGTAATTGGATCATATCAAAAGTTAAAGAGCATTTGCAAGGAGCTCtcagagaaaatatttttctttttaccgctATTGATATGAATCCAAGAAATGGCCATGTTTCATGGCTGGAATATCACACTtggtttcttaaaaaaaatgggaataacAATACTAAAACAGGAGATCATGATGAAATGCATCCTGAGTTGGAACGATCTATCAAAG AAAAAATTGCCTGGGACAAGGCTGCTTGGTCAGAAGCTGCAAAAACCGACCCAGATTTCCTGAATCTCG ATGAATTTCTAAGTTTTCGTCATCCGGAATCTAGCCACACTACTTTGCTTAGCAAAGCCGATGAGCTACTTGGCGAATATG ATAAAGACGCCGATGAAACTCTAACGTGGGAGGAATACTCCTTAATACCGTCTGAAAGTTTACTTGTGCGATATAGTGAGAACAAAAGACAAGAAGaatttaacaattttattgaTCGCAACAGAGACGGTAAACTTGATAAACGCGAAATATTG TCATATTTAGATCCTCGAAATCCTCGCCATGCTCATTTGGAAGCCGTTTCTCTTATCCAGATATCCGATACAAATAAAGATCAGCAGCTATCTATGAAAGAAATACTTGCTTCAGCCGACATTTTTCTGGCTAGCAAAGTCATCGACACCGAAACTAATTTCCACGATGAATTCTAG
- the LOC124337519 gene encoding quinone oxidoreductase-like protein 1, which translates to MPPVSPRKMRSVFLEEGKLGNPPTAAGKLHKTDHLQIHREFYIDGGTEVPVISQDSVLVQVKACGLTRPAYNAFREVSPSSDTMKTRLPVGCEVSGIIQSCGTEVTTLRPGDTVVGIIPMDYGQSGCSEYVVLNEYDVVKKPTSVSYVEAAGCIGDAVKAYTALHYLGRMCSGETVLVLNGASPAGSVAIQLAMMGGVKVLTTAASTEELLYLQSFQPSIGHIIDMTTRSSALRASCLEETAGHGVDLILDLGCSQYPVDGYVENDRILPPKYDVISCLAVGGRWITSQPDLHLDPNNSRLLWLKCGSVGYLNEHSWVLSPAQAGRYQHILLDIMEKLADRSLRPNIHHTVMLDGVPDAMKTLDTVRVGKVVMAS; encoded by the exons ATGCCACCAGTGAGTCCACGGAAAATGCGATCTGTTTTCCTTGAAGAGGGTAAATTAGGTAATCCCCCTACAGCCGCTGGTAAATTACACAAAACAGATCATTTACAAATTCACCGAGAATTCTACATTGATGGCGGG ACGGAAGTCCCTGTCATTAGTCAAGACAGTGTTTTAGTTCAGGTGAAGGCATGTGGCCTCACTAGACCAGCTTATAATGCCTTTCGGGAAGTTTCTCCTAGTTCAGACACCATGAAGACCAGGCTGCCTGTTGGGTGTGAGGTTTCAGGGATCATTCAGAGTTGTGGTACAGAAGTTACTACTCTTAGGCCAGGAGATACAGTTGTTGGAATAATCCCAATGGATTATGGTCAATCTGGTTGCTCAGAATATGTTGTTTTGAATGAATATGATGTTG taaaaaaaccaacaagtgTTAGCTATGTGGAAGCAGCAGGATGTATTGGAGATGCTGTCAAGGCATACACTGCTCTTCACTATTTAGGTCGTATGTGTTCAGGAGAAACAG TGTTAGTATTGAATGGTGCCTCTCCAGCTGGTAGTGTTGCAATCCAGCTTGCTATGATGGGTGGTGTTAAAGTCCTCACTACAGCTGCCTCAACTGAGGAGCTTCTATATCTCCAGAGTTTTCAACCAAGTATTG GTCATATAATTGATATGACGACACGTAGCAGTGCCTTAAGGGCTTCCTGCTTGGAGGAAACAGCTGGCCATGGAGTTGATTTGATACTTGATCTTGGGTGCAGTCAATACCCAGTA GATGGATACGTGGAAAATGATAGAATCCTACCCCCAAAGTATGACGTAATATCATGTTTGGCTGTCGGCGGTCGCTGGATCACATCACAGCCTGATTTACat TTGGATCCGAACAACTCACGTCTTTTGTGGCTCAAGTGCGGCAGTGTTGGATACTTGAATGAACATTCCTGGGTTCTCTCTCCTGCTCAGGCTGGTCGCTACCAGCACATTCTTTTGGACATCATGGAAAAGTTGGCGGATAGATCATTAAG GCCAAATATTCATCACACCGTTATGCTGGACGGTGTGCCCGATGCAATGAAAACTCTGGATACCGTACGGGTTGGCAAAGTTGTCATGGCCTCATGA